Proteins found in one candidate division KSB1 bacterium genomic segment:
- a CDS encoding aminotransferase class V-fold PLP-dependent enzyme, with the protein MFSQLIGANADDVAIIPAVSYGIAVAAELVAVKEGDEIVVLEDQFPSNYYPWLELARARNARLVTLPRPRDWDWTAALLEHINQKTAVVALPNVHWTDGSIIHLEKIAEKCRETGAELVLDVTQSLGALPISVKEMKPSFLVTAAYKWLLGPYSFGFLYVRPDLQNKIPLEHNWINRKNSEDFGGLVNYRDEFQTGARRFDVGERSNFALMPMVVAALRQIHEWGVPQIQESLSYLTSLLAAQAKELGLTVTPSQKRAGHILGLRFPQGLPEGILQRLAEKNVFVSIRGSAMRVSPHLYNSEEDIMRLIKVLAETM; encoded by the coding sequence TTGTTCTCTCAACTCATTGGTGCTAATGCCGACGACGTGGCAATTATTCCGGCAGTAAGTTACGGCATTGCCGTAGCTGCCGAGTTAGTGGCTGTCAAAGAAGGCGACGAAATTGTAGTGCTCGAGGATCAGTTCCCGTCAAACTATTATCCCTGGTTGGAACTGGCGCGGGCAAGAAATGCGCGGTTGGTTACTCTGCCTCGACCCAGGGACTGGGATTGGACGGCCGCTCTGCTTGAACACATCAATCAAAAAACCGCAGTGGTTGCTCTGCCGAATGTTCACTGGACAGACGGCAGCATTATCCATTTGGAAAAAATCGCCGAAAAATGCCGGGAGACAGGTGCGGAGCTGGTACTGGATGTGACCCAATCCCTTGGTGCGCTGCCGATTTCAGTGAAAGAGATGAAGCCGAGTTTTCTGGTGACGGCGGCTTACAAATGGCTTCTCGGTCCCTATAGTTTTGGATTTTTATACGTACGCCCGGATCTCCAGAACAAAATCCCTCTTGAACACAATTGGATCAATCGGAAAAACAGTGAGGACTTTGGCGGGCTTGTCAATTACCGGGATGAATTTCAAACCGGCGCGCGCCGCTTCGATGTTGGCGAGCGCAGCAACTTTGCACTGATGCCGATGGTCGTGGCCGCTTTGCGGCAGATTCACGAATGGGGAGTACCGCAAATTCAAGAATCGCTGTCTTATTTAACGAGCCTCCTTGCTGCCCAGGCCAAAGAATTAGGCTTAACTGTAACTCCTTCTCAAAAGCGCGCCGGGCACATTTTGGGGTTACGTTTCCCACAGGGGTTGCCGGAAGGGATTCTCCAGCGCCTGGCCGAGAAAAATGTTTTTGTCAGCATTCGCGGCAGTGCCATGCGGGTTTCGCCACATTTATATAATAGCGAAGAGGATATCATGCGTTTGATTAAAGTTTTGGCTGAAACTATGTAA